The Mauremys reevesii isolate NIE-2019 linkage group 1, ASM1616193v1, whole genome shotgun sequence genome has a segment encoding these proteins:
- the LSM8 gene encoding LSM8 homolog, U6 small nuclear RNA associated — MTSALENYINRTVAVITSDGRMIVGTLKGFDQTINLILDESHERVFSSSQGVEQVVLGLYIVRGDNVAVIGEIDEETDSALDLGNIRAEPLNSVAH; from the exons ATGACCTCCGCGCTGGAGAACTACATCAACC GTACTGTTGCAGTAATTACTTCTGATGGAAGAATGATTGTG GGAACCCTCAAAGGTTTTGATCAGACCATCAACTTGATCTTGGATGAAAGCCATGAACGAGTGTTCAGTTCTTCACAAGGAGTTGAACAAGTAGTATTGGGATTGTACATTGTTAGAGGAGATAATGT TGCTGTTATTGGTGAAATTGATGAAGAGACAGATTCAGCACTTGACTTGGGGAATATTCGAGCAGAACCTTTGAACTCAGTAGCACACTGA